A window of the Vibrio ostreae genome harbors these coding sequences:
- a CDS encoding PepSY-associated TM helix domain-containing protein yields MKGNQSQDSRLGIIALIKRLHFYIGLFVGPFIFVAALTGTLYVVSPQIEQQLYQHALTTTSHGEAHSLQQQIEVARQSLERPLKLTAVRPATGEGFTTRVLFADPDYSLQRLTVFVDPVTLAVQDTLPTYGTSGILPFMTTLDFLHRGLLLGEIGRIYSELAASWMWLAALGGLLLWYRAKRPAKSNSRNSYLKAKQRHQKAGLIIVVGLVFFSATGLTWSKWAGSNIAEWRKSIGWVTPSLNRSLPVEADSALSTQPQLIDQLFDPVLALARSAGIEASKIELTPSYDASRAWVVSEIDRSWPTQVDSVSVDPQSMTITSRANFSDYPLIAKLIRWGIDAHMGVLFGVPNQIVLAAFGLTLCFMIVMGYIMWWKRRPAVNSEKETISYIWSHLAPLSKLLTVLVAIGLGLALPVLGCSLLLFLLVDVLRWKMMAQRRLVTS; encoded by the coding sequence ATGAAAGGTAATCAATCGCAAGATTCTCGCCTGGGAATCATTGCGCTCATTAAAAGGCTCCATTTTTACATCGGGTTGTTCGTTGGCCCGTTTATTTTCGTCGCGGCCCTGACCGGCACACTGTACGTGGTCTCGCCGCAGATTGAGCAGCAGCTCTATCAGCATGCTCTGACCACCACGTCGCACGGTGAGGCGCATTCGTTACAGCAACAGATCGAGGTTGCGCGCCAGTCACTAGAGCGCCCGCTCAAACTGACCGCTGTGCGGCCCGCGACAGGTGAAGGTTTTACTACCCGGGTGTTGTTTGCCGATCCGGATTATAGCCTGCAGCGCCTGACTGTATTTGTCGATCCGGTTACGCTCGCTGTGCAGGATACGTTGCCGACCTACGGCACCAGTGGCATCCTGCCGTTTATGACCACGCTTGATTTCCTTCATCGTGGGTTACTGCTCGGCGAAATAGGCCGTATTTACAGTGAGCTGGCGGCATCCTGGATGTGGTTAGCGGCATTGGGCGGCTTACTGCTCTGGTATCGTGCAAAACGCCCGGCGAAGAGCAACAGCAGAAACTCGTACCTGAAAGCCAAGCAGCGTCATCAGAAAGCGGGTTTGATTATTGTGGTCGGCTTGGTGTTTTTCTCCGCCACCGGCTTAACCTGGTCAAAATGGGCGGGTAGTAACATTGCCGAATGGCGTAAGAGCATTGGTTGGGTCACGCCGTCACTGAATCGCTCATTGCCTGTCGAGGCTGACTCTGCTCTGAGTACACAACCGCAACTGATCGATCAACTGTTTGATCCTGTGCTAGCGCTGGCAAGGAGTGCGGGCATCGAAGCGAGCAAAATCGAGCTGACCCCTTCTTATGACGCTTCTCGCGCCTGGGTAGTGAGTGAGATTGACCGCTCCTGGCCGACCCAGGTCGACAGTGTGTCGGTTGACCCTCAATCGATGACGATTACCAGCCGGGCTAATTTTAGCGATTATCCTTTGATTGCCAAATTGATTCGCTGGGGCATTGATGCGCATATGGGGGTATTGTTTGGCGTGCCGAACCAAATTGTGCTGGCTGCTTTCGGCCTGACTCTGTGCTTTATGATCGTGATGGGGTACATCATGTGGTGGAAGCGCCGCCCGGCAGTAAACTCTGAGAAAGAAACCATCAGTTATATCTGGTCTCATCTGGCTCCGCTCAGCAAGTTGCTGACCGTGCTGGTGGCGATTGGTTTAGGTCTGGCCCTGCCGGTGCTCGGTTGCAGTCTGTTGCTATTTTTGCTCGTTGACGTGCTGCGCTGGAAAATGATGGCGCAACGCCGTTTGGTGACCAGCTAA
- a CDS encoding DUF2946 domain-containing protein → MRNTRRQLGWTVKLFVFSALLSVALLYTAPIVSQWVMTHDAGLPSQTQAQHSHMHASAEQSGMQAVRDDNSLLHHWCGYCKLLSHLSWYSQSDASLSVADAVNTLHILFPYAVNVNRWVLDHLQSRAPPFFSA, encoded by the coding sequence GTGAGAAATACCCGCCGGCAACTCGGGTGGACAGTGAAGCTGTTTGTTTTTTCTGCCCTGTTGTCAGTCGCCCTGCTTTATACCGCACCTATTGTGTCGCAATGGGTAATGACGCATGACGCCGGTTTGCCCAGTCAGACCCAGGCGCAGCATAGTCATATGCACGCGTCGGCCGAGCAGAGTGGAATGCAAGCCGTCCGCGATGATAACTCGTTGCTGCATCATTGGTGTGGCTACTGTAAGTTACTGTCGCATCTGAGCTGGTATAGTCAGAGCGACGCCTCTCTGAGCGTGGCGGATGCAGTTAATACCCTTCATATCCTCTTTCCCTATGCAGTTAATGTTAACCGCTGGGTGCTGGACCATCTCCAATCGCGCGCACCGCCTTTTTTCTCTGCCTGA
- the rsxA gene encoding electron transport complex subunit RsxA gives MTEYLLLLVGTVLVNNFVLVKFLGLCPFMGVSKKLETAIGMGLATTFVLTLASVCSYLVESYILRPLGIEYLRTMSFILVIAVVVQFTEMVVHKTSPTLYRLLGIFLPLITTNCAVLGVALLNINENHNFIQSIIYGFGAAVGFSLVLILFASMRERIHVADVPAPFKGASIAMITAGLMSLAFMGFTGLVKL, from the coding sequence ATGACCGAATATCTTTTGTTGTTGGTCGGCACTGTGCTGGTAAACAACTTTGTACTGGTAAAATTTCTGGGCTTGTGTCCTTTCATGGGCGTGTCGAAGAAACTGGAAACCGCAATTGGCATGGGGTTGGCGACCACGTTCGTCCTGACTCTGGCCTCAGTGTGCTCATACCTGGTGGAAAGTTATATCCTGCGTCCGCTCGGCATTGAATACCTGCGCACCATGAGCTTTATCCTGGTGATCGCCGTGGTGGTGCAGTTCACTGAAATGGTGGTGCATAAAACCAGCCCGACCCTGTATCGCTTACTGGGTATCTTCCTGCCGCTGATTACCACCAACTGTGCCGTGCTCGGCGTAGCGCTGCTTAACATCAATGAGAACCATAATTTCATCCAGTCGATCATTTACGGTTTTGGTGCCGCGGTTGGCTTCTCACTGGTTCTTATCCTGTTTGCCTCGATGCGTGAACGTATCCATGTGGCCGATGTCCCAGCGCCATTCAAAGGTGCTTCGATTGCCATGATCACGGCCGGATTAATGTCACTGGCCTTTATGGGCTTTACCGGTCTGGTGAAATTGTAA
- the rsxB gene encoding electron transport complex subunit RsxB, with product MTTILIAVLALAALAALFGAILGFASIRFKVEADPIVDQIDSILPQTQCGQCGYPGCRPYAEAIANGDAVNKCPPGGQATIEKLADLMGVDVPESAHDLSENVKTVAFIHEDMCIGCTKCIQACPVDAIVGGNKALHTVIESECTGCDLCVAPCPTDCIEMIPVATTTETWKWQMNAIPVVNVTDSAADENNVSGSSHNKVS from the coding sequence ATGACAACTATTTTAATCGCTGTTTTAGCGCTTGCCGCGCTCGCTGCGCTGTTCGGAGCTATTCTCGGTTTTGCCTCAATCCGCTTTAAGGTCGAGGCGGACCCGATTGTTGACCAGATAGACTCTATTCTGCCGCAAACTCAGTGTGGCCAGTGCGGCTACCCGGGTTGCCGCCCGTACGCCGAAGCGATCGCCAATGGCGATGCTGTCAACAAATGCCCTCCGGGCGGCCAGGCCACGATTGAAAAACTGGCTGATTTGATGGGGGTCGATGTACCCGAGTCAGCCCACGACCTGAGCGAAAACGTCAAAACCGTTGCCTTTATTCATGAAGACATGTGTATCGGCTGTACCAAATGCATTCAGGCCTGTCCGGTCGATGCGATCGTTGGCGGCAACAAAGCACTGCATACCGTGATCGAAAGTGAATGTACCGGCTGCGATCTGTGTGTCGCGCCCTGCCCGACCGATTGTATTGAAATGATTCCCGTAGCCACCACTACGGAAACCTGGAAGTGGCAAATGAACGCCATTCCTGTTGTTAATGTGACTGACTCTGCTGCGGATGAAAATAATGTGTCAGGCAGTTCGCACAATAAGGTGAGTTAA